From the genome of Streptomyces sp. NBC_01260, one region includes:
- a CDS encoding MFS transporter, which translates to MTTTPTRATVPTERRLPGQRRLLTGLMANSVTLYAIYGAVPAVLLANLVADIAPDSKSTSLGVISAVGAVGAMLANPISGALSDRTRSRYGRRAPWMAGGALLGGLSLIAVGVGNSLLWVAVAWTLAQIFLNGLQAPLTAVIPDRVPEERRGLFSSAAGLAQMLGAVVGTAVAAAFANALGLGFAVFGVLIIAGTAVFLLLNREPSTADARHEPFRWKDFLRGFWISPRAHPDFAWAFLGRFLLILGYYAVSSYQLYVLDDYIGLTRDQANDLMPLLSLAMLPGMIAMIVISGPWSDRVGRRKPFVIAASLGMALSLFLPLLLRSEASMFGYAILTGAAFGMYMAVDTALMTQVLPRPDDAAKDMGVLNIANALPQALAPAVAAAVIALLGGYRSLFATAIVLVVLGAVSILPIRTVR; encoded by the coding sequence ATGACTACCACCCCTACCCGGGCCACCGTCCCGACAGAGCGCAGACTGCCCGGACAGCGAAGACTGCTGACCGGCCTGATGGCCAACAGCGTCACCCTGTACGCGATCTACGGCGCGGTGCCCGCCGTGCTCCTCGCCAACCTGGTCGCGGACATCGCCCCCGACTCCAAGTCCACCTCGCTCGGTGTGATCAGCGCCGTCGGAGCGGTCGGCGCGATGCTCGCCAACCCGATCTCCGGGGCCCTCTCCGACCGCACCCGCAGCCGCTACGGCCGCCGCGCCCCCTGGATGGCCGGTGGCGCGCTGCTCGGCGGCCTCTCCCTGATCGCCGTCGGCGTCGGCAACAGCCTCCTCTGGGTCGCCGTCGCCTGGACGCTCGCCCAGATCTTCCTCAACGGCCTCCAGGCCCCGCTCACCGCCGTCATTCCCGACCGTGTCCCCGAGGAGCGGCGCGGCCTGTTCTCCTCCGCCGCCGGGCTCGCCCAGATGCTCGGCGCCGTCGTCGGCACCGCCGTGGCCGCCGCCTTCGCCAACGCCCTCGGCCTCGGCTTCGCCGTCTTCGGCGTCCTGATCATCGCCGGCACCGCGGTCTTCCTGCTGCTCAACCGCGAACCGTCCACCGCCGACGCCCGCCACGAACCGTTCCGCTGGAAGGACTTCCTGCGCGGCTTCTGGATCAGCCCCCGCGCCCACCCCGACTTCGCCTGGGCCTTCCTCGGCCGCTTCCTGCTGATCCTCGGCTACTACGCGGTCTCCTCGTACCAGCTGTACGTCCTCGACGACTACATCGGTCTCACCCGCGACCAGGCCAACGACCTGATGCCGCTGCTCAGCCTCGCCATGCTGCCCGGAATGATCGCGATGATCGTCATCTCCGGCCCCTGGTCGGACCGGGTCGGCCGGCGCAAGCCCTTCGTGATCGCCGCCAGCCTCGGCATGGCCCTCTCGCTGTTCCTCCCGCTGCTGCTCCGCAGCGAGGCCTCGATGTTCGGGTACGCGATCCTCACCGGCGCCGCGTTCGGGATGTACATGGCCGTCGACACCGCCCTGATGACCCAGGTGCTGCCCCGGCCCGACGACGCCGCCAAGGACATGGGCGTCCTCAACATCGCCAACGCCCTCCCGCAGGCCCTCGCGCCCGCCGTCGCCGCCGCCGTCATCGCCCTGCTCGGCGGCTACCGCTCGCTGTTCGCCACCGCCATCGTCCTGGTGGTCCTCGGTGCCGTCAGCATCCTCCCCATCCGCACCGTCCGCTGA
- a CDS encoding M9 family metallopeptidase, which translates to MKNRTVRQRFTGLSTVALAACLGVGMLAAPSRAAEVRPSTPAAASATSAAKTAVDPTAPDPGGPAAQSLTAPVQDAGHIGDKALKPADRAPQTASKDALRRDYDDPGTSAPSHPAPSMKAKARAAAKSAGTGAAAACSVADFTSRTGSALVQQVKSSTTDCVNTLFKVKGNDGYLAFREAQMVSVADALRDGSAAYPGDSSTGMPQLVLFLRAGYYVQYYDPATVGSYGAPLRTAIQGGLDGFFASAHSRDVTDANGETLSEAVILIDSAEQNARYLNVVKRLLADYNSSYDSSWYMLNAVNNVYTVTFRGHQVPEFVSAVEADPSLLDSLAGFARDHLSLLGTKKSYLTSNAGRELARFLQEEPLRPKARPLVTDLLGRSSLTGPTAPLWVGLAEMADYYDAANCSAYGTCDLSARLKSAVLPVNYTCSDSIHILAQQMSSADLATACTSLRNQDAYFHDVVRDNGPVANDHNSTIEVVVFDSSTDYQTYAGAIYGIDTNNGGMYLEGDPAAAGNQPRFIAYEAEWVRPDFQIWNLNHEYTHYLDGRFDMAGDFDAGITTPTIWWVEGFAEYVSYTYRDVTYDDAVTQAAAHTYTLRNLFDTTYENADQTRIYNWGYLAVRYMLQSHRADVDKLLGLYRSGDWNGARTLLTSTIGSRYDADWNSWLTSCAAGSCGTTTNPPTEPGTECAFGDSRELGQNCARTGQQATKGNYSYLYLYVPAGTARLKITTSGGTGDADLYYNANGWATTGAYTARATGSGNAHTLTIDHPAEGANYISLYAVQDFGGAKVSVQY; encoded by the coding sequence GTGAAGAACCGAACGGTTCGTCAGAGATTCACCGGGCTATCCACCGTGGCCCTGGCGGCCTGCCTGGGCGTCGGCATGCTCGCGGCACCGAGCCGGGCCGCCGAGGTCCGTCCCTCCACTCCGGCCGCCGCAAGCGCGACGTCCGCCGCAAAGACCGCCGTTGACCCGACGGCACCGGATCCGGGCGGCCCTGCCGCGCAGTCCCTCACCGCGCCCGTCCAGGACGCCGGTCACATAGGCGACAAGGCGCTGAAGCCCGCGGACCGAGCGCCGCAGACCGCCTCCAAGGACGCGCTGCGGCGCGACTACGACGACCCCGGCACCTCCGCGCCCAGCCACCCCGCTCCCTCGATGAAGGCGAAGGCCCGCGCCGCCGCCAAGTCGGCCGGAACCGGCGCGGCCGCCGCCTGCTCCGTCGCGGACTTCACCAGCCGCACCGGGAGCGCCCTGGTGCAGCAGGTCAAATCATCGACGACCGACTGCGTCAACACCCTCTTCAAGGTCAAGGGCAACGACGGGTACCTCGCCTTCCGTGAGGCCCAGATGGTCAGCGTCGCCGACGCGCTGCGTGACGGATCGGCCGCGTACCCGGGTGACAGCAGCACCGGTATGCCGCAGCTGGTGCTCTTCCTGCGGGCCGGCTACTACGTGCAGTACTACGACCCCGCCACCGTCGGCAGTTACGGTGCCCCGCTGCGCACCGCCATCCAGGGCGGACTGGACGGCTTCTTCGCCTCCGCGCACTCCCGCGATGTCACGGACGCCAACGGCGAGACCCTGTCCGAGGCCGTCATCCTCATCGACAGCGCGGAGCAGAACGCCCGCTACCTGAACGTGGTCAAGCGGCTGCTCGCCGACTACAACTCCTCGTACGACAGCTCCTGGTACATGCTCAACGCGGTCAACAACGTCTACACCGTGACCTTCCGCGGCCATCAGGTGCCGGAGTTCGTCAGCGCCGTCGAGGCCGATCCGAGCCTGCTCGACTCGCTCGCCGGCTTCGCCCGCGACCACCTGAGCCTGCTGGGCACGAAGAAGTCCTATCTGACCTCCAACGCGGGACGCGAACTGGCACGCTTCCTCCAGGAGGAGCCGCTGCGGCCCAAGGCCCGCCCGCTCGTCACCGACCTGCTCGGCCGGAGCTCACTGACCGGACCCACCGCGCCGCTGTGGGTCGGGCTGGCGGAGATGGCCGACTACTACGACGCGGCCAACTGCTCCGCCTACGGCACCTGCGACCTGTCGGCGCGCCTCAAGAGCGCCGTGCTCCCGGTCAACTACACGTGCAGCGACAGCATTCACATCCTGGCCCAGCAGATGTCCTCGGCCGATCTCGCGACCGCCTGCACCAGCCTGCGCAACCAGGACGCCTACTTCCACGACGTGGTGCGGGACAACGGGCCCGTCGCCAACGACCACAACAGCACCATCGAGGTGGTGGTCTTCGATTCGAGCACCGACTACCAGACCTACGCCGGGGCCATCTACGGCATCGACACCAACAACGGCGGCATGTACCTGGAGGGCGACCCGGCCGCGGCCGGCAACCAGCCGCGGTTCATCGCCTACGAGGCCGAGTGGGTCCGGCCCGACTTCCAGATCTGGAACCTCAACCACGAGTACACCCACTACCTCGACGGCCGGTTCGACATGGCCGGCGACTTCGACGCCGGCATCACGACGCCGACCATCTGGTGGGTCGAGGGCTTCGCGGAGTACGTCTCCTACACCTACCGCGACGTCACCTACGACGACGCCGTCACGCAGGCCGCGGCGCACACCTACACCCTGCGCAACCTGTTCGACACCACGTACGAGAACGCCGACCAGACCCGCATCTACAACTGGGGCTACCTGGCGGTCCGTTACATGCTCCAGTCGCACCGTGCCGACGTGGACAAGCTGCTGGGCCTCTACCGCAGCGGTGACTGGAACGGCGCCCGCACCCTGCTCACCTCCACCATCGGCAGCCGTTACGACGCCGACTGGAACAGCTGGCTGACGTCCTGTGCGGCCGGCAGCTGCGGCACCACCACCAACCCGCCCACCGAGCCGGGTACCGAGTGCGCCTTCGGCGACAGCCGTGAACTCGGCCAGAACTGCGCCCGCACCGGGCAGCAGGCCACCAAGGGCAACTACTCCTACCTCTACCTCTACGTGCCCGCCGGCACCGCCCGGCTGAAGATCACCACCAGCGGCGGCACGGGGGACGCCGATCTCTACTACAACGCCAACGGCTGGGCCACCACGGGCGCCTACACCGCCCGGGCGACCGGCAGCGGGAACGCCCACACGCTGACCATCGACCACCCGGCGGAAGGCGCCAACTACATCAGCCTCTACGCCGTGCAGGACTTCGGCGGAGCGAAGGTCTCCGTGCAGTACTGA
- a CDS encoding barstar family protein, with product MTVTYVINGSEITGLERFWQLIGEAVNGPGGYFGTGLDAFADCLRGGMGTPDDGDFVIEWRDHALSARALGHEETARHLRGLLGRAHPSNLPRLRQELARADDGRGPTLFDRLLEIIRDETAPGTLRLL from the coding sequence ATGACCGTGACCTATGTGATCAACGGCTCCGAGATCACCGGCCTGGAGCGCTTCTGGCAGCTGATCGGCGAGGCGGTGAACGGGCCGGGCGGCTACTTCGGCACCGGTCTCGACGCCTTCGCGGACTGCCTGAGGGGCGGGATGGGCACGCCGGACGACGGCGACTTCGTCATCGAGTGGCGGGACCACGCCCTCTCGGCACGGGCCCTGGGACACGAGGAGACCGCGCGCCATCTCCGCGGCCTGCTCGGCCGCGCCCACCCGAGCAACCTGCCGCGGCTGCGGCAGGAGCTGGCGCGGGCGGACGACGGCCGGGGGCCGACGCTCTTCGACCGGCTGCTGGAGATCATCCGGGACGAGACGGCTCCGGGCACCCTGCGACTGCTCTGA
- a CDS encoding GntR family transcriptional regulator, whose translation MARLTSLNAISAQEHLRDQVAHALRAALIAGELRPGTIYSAPALASEFGVSATPVREAMLDLAREGLVEAVRNKGFRITELTDQDLDDFTELRAMIEVPTVGRIARMGLTLELEALRPVAKEIVEAARRHDILGYLEADRRFHLALLGLAGNRRLVEEVSELRKRSRLYGLNRLSESGQLTASAEEHVQLLDLVVAGDAPGAEACMLAHMSHVRSLWADGRRADKERADGKSEGVPAAEA comes from the coding sequence ATGGCCCGCCTCACGTCGCTCAACGCGATCTCGGCGCAGGAACATCTGCGCGACCAGGTGGCGCACGCGCTGCGGGCGGCGCTGATCGCCGGTGAGCTGAGGCCGGGCACGATCTACTCGGCGCCCGCGCTCGCCTCCGAGTTCGGCGTTTCCGCGACACCCGTCCGCGAGGCGATGCTCGATCTGGCCCGGGAGGGCCTGGTCGAGGCCGTCCGGAACAAGGGCTTCCGGATCACCGAACTGACCGACCAGGACCTCGACGACTTCACCGAACTCCGGGCCATGATCGAGGTACCCACCGTCGGCCGGATCGCGCGGATGGGCCTGACGCTGGAGCTGGAGGCGCTGCGCCCGGTCGCGAAGGAGATCGTCGAGGCCGCGCGCCGGCACGACATCCTGGGGTACCTGGAGGCCGACCGCCGCTTCCACCTCGCGCTGCTCGGGCTGGCCGGGAACCGCCGGCTGGTCGAGGAGGTCAGCGAACTGCGCAAGCGCTCCCGGCTGTACGGGCTGAACAGGCTCTCCGAATCAGGTCAGTTGACGGCCTCGGCCGAGGAGCACGTACAGCTGCTGGATCTGGTGGTCGCCGGTGACGCCCCGGGCGCCGAGGCCTGCATGCTCGCCCATATGTCCCACGTCCGGTCCCTGTGGGCCGACGGCAGGCGGGCGGACAAGGAGCGGGCGGACGGGAAGTCCGAAGGCGTACCGGCTGCCGAGGCCTGA
- a CDS encoding (2Fe-2S)-binding protein, with protein sequence MPLSALLPAATASAVTEAYARLAEVFPGLRAEVLADGESTPGGVGWVGAHELAAGGGALDTFLAWDNAQVLRDYGQQARPDVVASFGLHRYAWPACLLVTVPWFLHRRVPRIPVEDVAFQRALGHLTVRVREFACLPDDPAAALPGARVVADEAALRAEVLSSVAEHLGPVLDGFGPRMRRGKRALWGMATDEIVEGLWYIAHLLGEERRAMAELEALLPGTTKPYVGTAGFRELTGPDGESLPTRDRASCCLFYTLRPEDTCVTCPRTCDADRLQKLTPAP encoded by the coding sequence ATGCCCCTCTCCGCCCTGCTCCCCGCAGCGACAGCCTCGGCCGTGACCGAGGCGTACGCGCGCCTGGCCGAGGTCTTCCCGGGACTGCGGGCCGAGGTGCTCGCGGACGGCGAGTCCACCCCGGGCGGCGTCGGCTGGGTGGGCGCGCACGAGCTCGCGGCCGGCGGCGGCGCCCTGGACACCTTCCTCGCCTGGGACAACGCGCAGGTACTGCGGGACTACGGACAGCAGGCCCGGCCCGACGTGGTCGCCAGCTTCGGCCTGCACCGCTACGCCTGGCCTGCCTGCCTGCTGGTGACGGTGCCGTGGTTCCTGCACCGGCGGGTGCCCCGGATCCCGGTCGAGGACGTCGCCTTCCAGCGGGCGCTGGGTCATCTGACCGTCCGGGTGAGGGAGTTCGCCTGCCTCCCCGACGATCCCGCGGCGGCGCTGCCGGGCGCCCGGGTGGTGGCGGACGAGGCCGCGCTGCGCGCCGAGGTCCTCTCGTCCGTGGCCGAGCACCTCGGGCCGGTGCTCGACGGCTTCGGGCCGCGGATGCGGCGCGGCAAGCGGGCCCTGTGGGGCATGGCGACGGACGAGATCGTCGAGGGCCTCTGGTACATCGCCCACCTCCTGGGTGAGGAGCGGCGCGCCATGGCCGAGCTGGAGGCGCTCCTGCCGGGCACCACGAAGCCGTACGTCGGCACGGCGGGCTTCCGCGAACTGACCGGACCGGACGGCGAGTCGCTGCCGACCCGGGACCGGGCGAGCTGCTGCCTCTTCTACACGCTGCGGCCCGAAGACACCTGTGTCACCTGCCCGCGCACCTGTGATGCCGACCGGCTCCAGAAGCTGACGCCCGCTCCCTGA
- a CDS encoding ribonuclease domain-containing protein: MRIPPRITTLGGVAALLSVLFVGGPVAATATAATTSVGSICSSTLPSQAHDTLGLIDAGGPFPYDQDGVVFQNREGVLPGQSTGYYHEYTVITPGAPTRGARRIVTGEETQEDYYTSDHYATFDLVDFTC, from the coding sequence ATGCGAATCCCCCCACGGATCACCACGCTCGGCGGCGTCGCCGCCCTCCTGTCCGTCCTCTTCGTCGGCGGCCCGGTCGCGGCGACCGCGACGGCCGCCACCACCTCGGTCGGCAGCATCTGCTCCTCCACCCTCCCCTCCCAGGCCCATGACACCCTCGGTCTCATCGATGCGGGTGGCCCCTTCCCCTACGACCAGGACGGCGTCGTCTTCCAGAACCGCGAAGGCGTCCTGCCCGGACAGAGCACCGGCTACTACCACGAGTACACCGTGATCACCCCCGGCGCCCCGACCCGCGGCGCACGCCGGATCGTCACCGGCGAGGAGACCCAGGAGGACTACTACACCTCCGACCACTACGCGACGTTCGACCTCGTGGACTTCACCTGCTGA
- a CDS encoding ATP-binding protein: MGSADLAAISEVRGAVRELLRYRWKEEPAQVAELLLSELVTNALVHTDDGAVVAVSVAPRRLRVEVRDFVPGMPVSDVPNADDGTHGRGLVLVESLADAWGVSPQALGKVVWFELDGERP; this comes from the coding sequence CTGGGCAGTGCCGATCTGGCGGCGATTTCCGAAGTGCGCGGTGCCGTAAGGGAATTACTGAGGTACCGGTGGAAGGAGGAGCCCGCGCAGGTGGCCGAGTTACTGCTCAGCGAACTGGTGACCAACGCGCTGGTCCACACGGACGACGGCGCGGTCGTCGCCGTCAGCGTGGCGCCGCGGAGACTGCGGGTGGAGGTGAGGGACTTCGTCCCCGGGATGCCCGTGTCGGACGTACCGAACGCCGACGACGGTACGCACGGCCGAGGGCTGGTCCTGGTGGAGAGCCTCGCGGACGCCTGGGGGGTCAGCCCGCAGGCGCTGGGCAAGGTGGTCTGGTTCGAGCTGGACGGCGAACGGCCCTGA
- a CDS encoding aminopeptidase P family protein, which translates to MTEPRLPLHTSSHDLPVPPALDTFMRAAWADTPLPGGDRVPARDLTPARRARVAARFPGERLVIPAGALAVRSNDTDHRFRPHTGYAWLTGLTGEDQAGHVLVLEPDGDARHEAVLYLRPRSPRTGGEFYRDRRYGEFWVGRRPGLAEAAGLTGVRCEHLDAWEKLMTGAQPPTRFIAGVDPAVDAWLGDARRIPVPRPAPAGLDTVLSELRLVKDPWEQGELQRAVDATTLGFEDVVRSLPRALAHPRGERVVEGVFGLRARLDGNGPGYATVAAAGAHACVLHWTRNDGPLKRGQLMLLDAGVETDSLYTADITRTLPLSGTFTPLQRTAYELVLAAQDAGIAALRPGARFRDFHQAAMRVIADGLHDWGVLPMPAEEALSPENGFHRRYTLCSSGHMLGMDLHDCAQARAGAYLDGVLEPGQVLTVEPGLYLQPDDETLPRELRGLGIRIEDDLVITADGARLMSAALPRTPDGVEAWMAGLLES; encoded by the coding sequence GTGACCGAGCCCCGACTCCCCCTGCACACCAGCAGTCACGACCTGCCGGTGCCGCCGGCCCTGGACACCTTCATGCGCGCGGCCTGGGCCGATACCCCTCTACCCGGGGGTGACCGCGTCCCGGCCCGCGACCTGACACCGGCCCGCCGCGCACGGGTGGCCGCACGGTTTCCGGGCGAACGGCTGGTCATTCCGGCCGGCGCCCTCGCCGTCCGGTCCAACGACACGGACCACCGCTTCAGACCGCACACCGGGTACGCCTGGCTCACCGGCCTCACCGGGGAGGACCAGGCCGGCCATGTGCTGGTCCTGGAACCCGACGGGGACGCCCGCCACGAGGCGGTCCTCTACCTGAGGCCCCGCTCGCCGCGTACTGGCGGCGAGTTCTACCGCGACCGCCGGTACGGGGAGTTCTGGGTCGGCCGCAGACCCGGCCTCGCCGAGGCGGCCGGGCTCACCGGCGTCCGCTGCGAGCACCTGGACGCGTGGGAGAAGCTGATGACCGGGGCCCAGCCCCCGACCCGGTTCATCGCGGGCGTGGACCCGGCCGTCGATGCCTGGCTCGGCGATGCCCGCCGGATTCCCGTGCCACGGCCCGCCCCGGCCGGCCTCGACACCGTCCTCAGCGAGCTGAGGCTCGTCAAGGACCCTTGGGAGCAAGGTGAGTTGCAGCGAGCCGTCGATGCGACGACCCTCGGGTTCGAGGACGTCGTACGGTCATTGCCGCGGGCCCTGGCCCATCCGCGCGGCGAACGCGTGGTCGAGGGGGTGTTCGGCCTCAGGGCCAGGCTCGACGGCAACGGTCCCGGCTACGCGACCGTCGCCGCCGCCGGGGCGCACGCCTGCGTACTGCACTGGACCCGCAACGACGGCCCTTTGAAGCGCGGGCAGTTGATGCTGCTGGACGCGGGCGTGGAGACCGATTCGCTCTACACGGCCGACATCACCCGCACCCTTCCGCTGTCCGGCACCTTCACCCCCCTCCAGCGCACCGCGTACGAACTGGTGCTGGCCGCACAGGACGCGGGCATCGCGGCGCTGCGTCCGGGCGCCCGGTTCCGCGACTTCCACCAGGCCGCCATGCGGGTCATCGCCGACGGCCTGCACGACTGGGGCGTGCTGCCGATGCCTGCCGAGGAGGCGCTCTCCCCCGAGAACGGATTCCACCGCCGCTACACCCTGTGCAGCAGCGGCCACATGCTCGGGATGGATCTGCACGACTGCGCGCAGGCCCGCGCCGGGGCGTACCTGGACGGAGTGCTGGAGCCGGGGCAGGTGCTCACCGTGGAGCCGGGGCTGTACCTCCAGCCGGACGACGAGACGCTCCCGCGGGAGCTGCGGGGACTCGGCATCAGGATCGAGGACGACCTCGTGATCACGGCGGACGGCGCCCGGCTGATGTCAGCCGCGCTGCCCCGGACCCCGGACGGCGTCGAGGCCTGGATGGCGGGGCTGCTGGAGAGCTGA
- a CDS encoding DUF2637 domain-containing protein, with product MRLTDISLDWLLPSAMLVAGVMAAVAVVARGKRTSDTSAADDTWERSEDRRRRKEAFYASASYVLLFCCAAVAAALSFHGLVGFGRQNLGLAGGWEYLVPFGLDGAAMFCSVLAVREASHGDAALGSRLLVWIFAGAAAWFNWVHAPRGLDHAGAPHFFAGMSLSAAVLFDRALKQTRRAALREQGLVPRPLPQIRIVRWLRAPRETFGAWSLMLLEGVRTLDEAVDEVREDRREEEQNRLRRKDQEKLDRAQIKALNRQNRAWGRGGAQVDVQAIAAAGSAQSVAEPALSEQGQLPLRPRPSLQAVSGSSSTSASDLNTSDPRAVGLTAEDDTHALPRLDSLEQKLKALEQQFG from the coding sequence ATGAGACTGACCGACATTTCGCTTGACTGGCTGCTTCCGAGCGCCATGCTGGTCGCGGGGGTCATGGCGGCGGTGGCGGTGGTCGCGCGCGGCAAGCGCACCTCTGACACATCCGCGGCCGACGACACCTGGGAACGCAGCGAGGACCGGCGCAGGCGCAAGGAAGCGTTCTACGCCTCGGCTTCGTACGTTCTGCTGTTCTGCTGCGCGGCGGTCGCCGCCGCGCTCTCCTTCCACGGGCTCGTCGGCTTCGGCCGGCAAAACCTCGGCCTCGCCGGGGGCTGGGAGTACCTGGTGCCGTTCGGCCTCGACGGGGCAGCGATGTTCTGCTCCGTGCTCGCCGTGCGGGAGGCCAGCCACGGCGACGCGGCCCTCGGCTCCCGGCTGCTGGTGTGGATCTTCGCCGGCGCCGCCGCCTGGTTCAACTGGGTGCACGCGCCGCGCGGCCTGGACCACGCCGGCGCCCCGCACTTCTTCGCCGGGATGTCGTTGTCGGCGGCCGTGCTCTTCGACCGGGCACTGAAGCAGACCCGCCGGGCCGCCCTTCGCGAACAGGGCCTGGTGCCCCGCCCGCTGCCGCAGATCCGGATCGTACGGTGGCTGCGCGCACCCCGGGAGACCTTCGGCGCCTGGTCGCTGATGCTGCTCGAAGGCGTACGCACGCTGGACGAGGCGGTCGACGAGGTACGCGAGGACCGCAGGGAGGAGGAGCAGAACCGTCTCCGCAGGAAGGACCAGGAGAAGCTGGACCGGGCGCAGATCAAGGCCCTGAACCGGCAGAACCGGGCCTGGGGCCGGGGCGGCGCCCAAGTGGACGTCCAGGCCATCGCCGCAGCGGGCTCCGCACAGTCCGTAGCGGAGCCCGCCTTGTCCGAGCAGGGTCAGCTGCCGCTGCGGCCCCGACCATCCCTGCAAGCCGTCAGCGGCTCCAGCTCCACGAGCGCCTCGGACCTGAACACGAGTGATCCCAGAGCCGTCGGCCTCACTGCCGAGGACGACACCCATGCACTGCCCCGGCTCGACTCGCTGGAGCAGAAACTGAAGGCCCTGGAGCAGCAGTTCGGCTGA
- a CDS encoding GntR family transcriptional regulator produces MEQGRAREEVRPPHASATARSSVRVPEQARGEHTHGEPSPPRAVVQRHSVRGQILEALRAALVGGELIPGQVYSAPALGARFGVSATPVREAMQRLAVEGAVEVVPNRGFRVAERGPRELAELAEVRALIEVPVMVRLARTVPPAGWCALRPLADATVAAAAVGDRAGYAEADRAFHGAVLALSGNAQLVTVADELHRRSQWPLETNPVTRRADLLADAAEHTALLDALIAQDVMVVQSLVREHFTGSGG; encoded by the coding sequence GTGGAGCAGGGCAGAGCGCGTGAGGAAGTGCGTCCGCCGCACGCGTCCGCGACCGCCCGCTCGTCTGTCCGGGTGCCCGAACAGGCCCGCGGTGAGCACACCCACGGCGAGCCGTCCCCGCCGCGTGCCGTGGTGCAGCGGCACTCCGTGCGCGGCCAGATCCTGGAGGCCCTGCGCGCCGCCCTCGTAGGCGGCGAGCTGATCCCCGGACAGGTCTACTCCGCCCCGGCCCTCGGCGCCCGCTTCGGGGTCTCCGCCACCCCGGTGCGCGAGGCGATGCAGCGGCTGGCCGTCGAGGGCGCCGTCGAGGTCGTGCCGAACCGCGGCTTCCGGGTCGCCGAGCGCGGCCCGCGCGAGCTGGCCGAACTGGCCGAGGTACGGGCGCTGATCGAGGTCCCCGTCATGGTGCGGCTCGCCCGCACCGTGCCGCCGGCGGGCTGGTGCGCCCTGCGCCCGCTGGCCGACGCCACCGTGGCGGCGGCGGCCGTCGGCGACCGGGCCGGTTACGCGGAGGCCGACCGGGCCTTCCACGGAGCGGTGCTCGCCCTCTCCGGCAACGCCCAGCTGGTGACGGTGGCCGACGAGCTGCACCGCCGTTCCCAGTGGCCACTGGAAACCAACCCCGTCACCCGCCGCGCCGACCTGCTGGCGGACGCCGCCGAGCACACCGCACTTCTGGACGCGCTGATCGCCCAGGACGTGATGGTCGTGCAGTCACTCGTACGGGAGCACTTCACCGGCTCCGGGGGCTGA